In the Oryzias latipes chromosome 23, ASM223467v1 genome, one interval contains:
- the LOC101156133 gene encoding CD9 antigen isoform X2, whose amino-acid sequence MTALSSWELCVKYALFIFNFIFWLAGTGVLAVGLWLRFDSKTKSLFEVEESPTVFFTGVYILIAAGALMMVVGFLGCCGAIKESTCMLGLFFVFLLLILTVEVAAGIWGLSNKDRVVEDLTQFYKETFSNYQTTKQEALKETLRGIHFGLNCCGPTGTVFDGANDICPKKEGLDILVTTSCPTAIDGIFNNKLHIIGGVGIGIGIVTIFGMIFSMILCCGIRKSRNYM is encoded by the exons ATGACGGCGCTCAGCAGCTGGGAGTTATGCGTCAAGTACGCGCTCTTCATCTTCAACTTCATCTTCTGG CTGGCAGGAACCGGCGTGCTGGCCGTGGGCCTTTGGCTTCGCTTTGACTCCAAGACCAAATCCTTGTTTGAAGTGGAGGAATCACCGACTGTCTTCTTCACTG GCGTCTACATCCTGATCGCCGCGGGGGCTCTCATGATGGTGGTGGGCTTCCTGGGATGCTGTGGAGCCATCAAAGAGTCCACGTGCATGCTGGGACTG TTTttcgtcttcctcctcctcatcctgaCTGTGGAGGTGGCTGCAGGGATCTGGGGGCTCTCCAACAAAGACAGa GTGGTGGAGGACCTAACTCAGTTCTACAAGGAGACGTTCTCCAACTATCAGACCACCAAGCAGGAGGCGCTGAAGGAGACGCTGCGTGGCATCCACTTTGGG ctgaACTGCTGCGGTCCAACAGGGACGGTCTTTGATGGCGCCAATGACATCTGTCCCAAGAAGGAGGGGCTGGACATCCTCGTCACCACG AGCTGCCCCACCGCCATCGACGGCATCTTCAACAACAAGCTGCACATCATCGGAGGAGTCGGGATCGGCATCGGAATCGTCACG ATCTTTGGGATGATCTTCAGCATGATTCTCTGCTGCGGCATCAGGAAGTCCAGGAACTACATGTAA
- the LOC101156133 gene encoding CD9 antigen isoform X1 — MMRKRAVCSSVNLSALTALSWWSFSTGPTSLLPSLSTQVSHTLLWFRNTQSRSCSLFHSFLFAELKRRFCSPEKLHLRTMAEGNVLKYLVFGFNFLFWLAGTGVLAVGLWLRFDSKTKSLFEVEESPTVFFTGVYILIAAGALMMVVGFLGCCGAIKESTCMLGLFFVFLLLILTVEVAAGIWGLSNKDRVVEDLTQFYKETFSNYQTTKQEALKETLRGIHFGLNCCGPTGTVFDGANDICPKKEGLDILVTTSCPTAIDGIFNNKLHIIGGVGIGIGIVTIFGMIFSMILCCGIRKSRNYM, encoded by the exons ATGATGAGGAAAAGGGCCGTCTGCAGCTCTGTGAACCTGAGCGCCTTAACCGCCCTCAGCTGGTGGAGCTTCTCCACCGGCCCCACCTCCCTCCTCCCCTCTCTGAGCACTCAGGTGAGCCACACCTTGTTGTGGttcagaaacacacaaagcaGATCCTGCTCCCTCTTTCACTCTTTTCTTTTCGCTGAGCTGAAGAGACGCTTTTGTTCTCCTGAAAAGCTTCACCTGAGAACCATGGCAGAGGGAAACGTCCTGAAATACCTGGTTTTTGGCTTCAACTTCCTCTTCTGG CTGGCAGGAACCGGCGTGCTGGCCGTGGGCCTTTGGCTTCGCTTTGACTCCAAGACCAAATCCTTGTTTGAAGTGGAGGAATCACCGACTGTCTTCTTCACTG GCGTCTACATCCTGATCGCCGCGGGGGCTCTCATGATGGTGGTGGGCTTCCTGGGATGCTGTGGAGCCATCAAAGAGTCCACGTGCATGCTGGGACTG TTTttcgtcttcctcctcctcatcctgaCTGTGGAGGTGGCTGCAGGGATCTGGGGGCTCTCCAACAAAGACAGa GTGGTGGAGGACCTAACTCAGTTCTACAAGGAGACGTTCTCCAACTATCAGACCACCAAGCAGGAGGCGCTGAAGGAGACGCTGCGTGGCATCCACTTTGGG ctgaACTGCTGCGGTCCAACAGGGACGGTCTTTGATGGCGCCAATGACATCTGTCCCAAGAAGGAGGGGCTGGACATCCTCGTCACCACG AGCTGCCCCACCGCCATCGACGGCATCTTCAACAACAAGCTGCACATCATCGGAGGAGTCGGGATCGGCATCGGAATCGTCACG ATCTTTGGGATGATCTTCAGCATGATTCTCTGCTGCGGCATCAGGAAGTCCAGGAACTACATGTAA
- the cwf19l1 gene encoding CWF19-like protein 1, producing MDGPPVRVLACGDVEGRLSSLFSRVQAVQKKTGQFDLLLCVGEFFGTSPAAEAEWQEYKTGAKKAPIHTYILGAASQETVKNFPNADGCELAENITYLGRRGVFTGVSGLQIAYVSGQEALQEPAPAHCFTSKDLSALVTPLTSSSKFRGLDILLTSQWPRGVWHYGNSPDVNTKLCGSSSIAVLADKLKPRYHFAALEGAHYERLPYRNHVVLQENAQHVSRFIALATVGNPAKKKYLYAFNIVPMKNMDPTELVKQPQDVTENPYRRPAKDKKEAQKPAFSTEEEEEPAQQFFFDLGRKQDGNARGRGRKRPSDWEDRGRHRQEQHRQPRHPQPSGPCWFCLASPQVEKHLVISIGTHCYLALAKGALTPRHVLILPIGHYQSVVELGSEVVEEMEKYKSSLRNLYKSKGERCVVFERNYRSQHLQLQVVPVPLDRCTTEDIKEAFMVQAQEQRMEMMEIPQHTDLKQIAPPGTPYFYVELDSGEKLFYRIQKHFPLQFGREVLASEPLLNIPTRADWKECKQTREEEEQSCKQLRDDFQPYDFSWED from the exons ATGGATGGTCCGCCGGTCAGAGT gttggCGTGCGGTGACGTGGAAGGCAGACTGAGCTCCCTCTTCAGCCGAGTCCAGGCCGTCCAGAAGAAGACGGGGCAGTTTGAC ctgctgctctgcgtCGGGGAGTTCTTTGGGACTTCACCTGCAGCTGaagcagagtggcaggagtacAAAACCGGAGCCAAGAAAG CCCCCATCCACACCTACATCCTGGGAGCAGCGAGCCAGGAGACGGTGAAGAACTTCCCAAACGCCGACGGCTGTGAGCTGGCGGAAAACATCACGTATCTCG GGCGGCGGGGGGTGTTCACGGGCGTCTCTGGGCTGCAGATCGCGTACGTCAGCGGTCAGGAAGCCCTGCAGGAGCCGGCGCCGGCTCACTGCTTCACCTCCAAAGACCTGTCGGCCCTCGTTACCCCGCTGACCAGCAGCTCCAAGTTCCGAGGGCTCGACATCCTGCTGACGTCGCAGTGGCCGCGAGGGGTCTGGCACTACGGCAACAGCCCG GATGTGAACACAAAGTTGTGTGGAAGCAGCTCCATCGCCGTCCTCGCTGACAAACTCAAACCGCGATATCACTTCGCAGCACTAGAGGGCGCCCACTATGAAAGGCTGCCGTACAG GAATCACGTTGTCCTGCAGGAAAACGCTCAACACGTCAGCCGCTTCATCGCCCTGGCAACCGTCGGTAACCCTGCCAAGAAGAAG TATCTTTATGCCTTCAACATCGTCCCGATGAAGAACATGGATCCCACAGAGCTGGTGAAGCAGCCGCAGGACGTGACGGAGAACCCCTACAGGCGTCCAGCAAAAGACAAGAAGGAAGCTCAAAAGCCAGCCTTCAGCaccgaggaagaggag GAACCCGCGCAGCAGTTTTTCTTCGACCTGGGTCGGAAGCAAGACGGGAACGCACGCGGGCGCGGCAGGAAGCGACCGTCGGACTGGGAGGATCGAGGACGCCACCGTCAGGAGCAGCACAGGCAGCCGCGACACC CGCAGCCGTCTGGTCCCTGCTGGTTCTGTCTGGCCAGCCCGCAGGTGGAGAAGCACCTGGTCATCAGCATAGGAACACAC TGTTACCTGGCTCTGGCCAAAGGTGCCCTGACTCCTCGCCACGTGCTGATCCTGCCCATCGGACACTACCAGTCGGTGGTGGAGCTGGGCTCTGAGGTGGTGGAGGAGATGGAGAAGTACAAGTCGTCTCTGAGGAACCTCTACAAGAGCAAAGGAGAGCGCTGCGTGGTGTTTGAGAGGAACTACAGGAGCCAgcacctgcagctgcag GTGGTTCCTGTCCCTCTGgaccgctgcaccacagagGACATCAAGGAGGCCTTTATGGTCCAGGCTCAGGAGCAGCGCATGGAGATGATGGAGATTCCCCAACACACAGACCTCAAACAG ATTGCTCCTCCTGGGACTCCGTACTTCTACGTGGAGCTGGACTCTGGGGAGAAACTTTTCTACCGGATCCAGAAACATTTTCCTCTACAGTTCGGCAG GGAGGTTCTGGCCAGCGAGCCGTTACTCAACATCCCGACCCGAGCCGACTGGAAGGAGTGTAAACAGaccagagaggaagaggagcagagctGCAAACAACTGAGGGACGACTTCCAGCCGTACGACTTCTCCTGGGAAGACTGA